GCGATGCGCAAAGACAGTAGGAAAGATAGCCGAACAGCCGCGCCTTAAGGTTGGAATCGTTCAGTCGACCATAGCGGATGATGACATCGAACTGTTCCTGCACCAGTTCCGCCTCGCGCAGGTAGGCGACCACTTCCATCGAGATTTCGGGATGACGCGCACCAAATTCCGCCACGATGGCGGACATATAGGTCACGCCGAAGATATCGCTCAACCCCACCCGCAAGCGCCCGACCGGGCGTTCCTGAAACTGGGTTAGTTGCCGTTCCACGTCGACCAGCGAGGATCGCATTTCCTGACAGCGTTGGTGAAACAGATCGCCTGCCGCAGTCAACGAAAGCCTTCTGGTGGTGCGCAGCAACAACTGTGCGCCAACCCGCGTTTCCAGTTCGCTGACCATCTTGCTGACATAGGATTTGGACACCCCGAGCGCTTCTGCACCCGCAGTAAAGCTGCCGGTTTCGACAACCGCCAGAAACTCCTCGATCCCTCGCCAGGTGACCAAGCGCGCCTTCCCATGCAACGCCGTCTCAAATGCGGCGATGGCGGAAAAGCTAAACGGGTCCGATCCGGATTGGAACCCTGATTTATCCTTATTGTTCACGATCCGGATCAAATCCTGCCGTTAAACCCGGCCTCAGGCCGCGCGCTTGGCGAATTGCGTCTTGCGCGGGCCAATCCGGGCCGCCAGCGCCCACAGGGCATCTTCATCGAGATCGTCGAAAACCTGCAGCGCATTGCCGGCAAACATCTTCTGGATGTCTTCTTCCGGCAAGCCGCCAAGGCTCGCCTGCATCTTGTCCAGCGTGGCGGGCCAGGTGCCTTCGGGATGCGGATAATCCGTGCCCCACATGATCCGGTCGATCCCGATCTTGTAATAGGCATCGGTGGTTTCTTCATCGGGCAGCGCGGAACAGCCGATCCAGATATTGCGGGCGAAATATTCGCTCGGCTTCATCGTCAGGTTCGAATTGTAATCGCCCAGCTTGCCCGACGTGTGCTTGACCGAGGCCCGGATATCCATGAGTTCCAGCACCCATGGGAACCAGAATTCGCCGCCAGCCTCAGTGAAGCAGACCTTGAGCCGCGGATAAAGTTCGAACACGCCACCGAAAATCATCGACCACATCGGGCGCGTCAGCCAGAAGGCATATTCGGACAGATAGGTGCCGATCCAGCCCGGCTGGGTGGTATCATAGGCCGGGGCCCCGCCGGAGTGGAAGTGCACCGACATGTTCAGATCCTGGAGCAGCTCCCACATCGGATAATATTTCGTGTGGTTGTACATGGCATACCCATCGGTGATGATCGGCATGAACACGCCCTTCAGCCCTTCGGCATGGGCACGGCGGATTTCCTTGAGGTTTTCCTCCACGTCGTACAGCGCCGGGATCACGGCCAGACCGATGCGGCGCACCGGATCATCCTTGCAGAATTCCGCCAGCCAGCGGTTGTGCGCACGCGCACCGGCCCACTGCAGTTCCGGTTCTATGCCGAAGGGCCGCAGCCCCACATCAGCACTGAACGGCGGCGCATTACGTTCGGTGATGCCATCGGGAAACAGCACTTCGGCAACAACGCCATCGCCATCCAGCACCTTGTTGCGCATTTCCGGATCCCACGCCCCGGTCAGCCCTTCGCCCACGCGGGCGCGCCATTTGGTGTTGAAATCGTCCAGCAGGAAACGCTTCTCGTGTTCTTCGCGCGCCACGATTTCACGCTGCACGCGATCATCGAACTCTGCATGGTATTTGCTGTCCAGATATTCGCGATACCGCTCCGGCGGCAAACCGGCATGACCGTCCGATGAGACAACGAGATAACGGTCCATGAGAACTCTCTCCTAAATGTCGGAGCGCAAACGCCCCGGGGCGGCAGCGAATGGAATCTCCGCCCGCCCATGTGTTTTCATGACGTGAGAATACCGCGCAGCTGGGCATCGCCACAAGGCAACCAGCGCGCACAAACTATCGCTCACAGGAAACGATCTCCATCGCCCCGCCCCGCTTTTCCGCCAGTGCAGGGTCGAGCAGGGCATAGATCAGCAATGCGCCCATCACGCCTGCAAAGACAATGAAGGGTGCCGCGGGCATCCATTCGTAGAGACCGACAGCAATAGCGGGAACGACAACGATCGAGGCCCCGGCGATCGTCGACACCGCCCCGGCCACGGCGCCCTGCCCCCCGTTGCCCACGGCCAACGAGGCCCCCGCCGTGTAGGCCGGACGGGCAAGACCAAATCCGAAGCTGGCCAGCGCGAAGGCCCCGACCAGCGGCAGGAAACCCGGCAGCGCGACAATCAGGGCGTTGCCGATACAGGCCAGCGCGCCGCCCCAGCGCAGCAACGAACGCGGCATCATGCCACACAGGCCGACAAGCCCCCATTGCGCCACAAGCCCCGCCACCGCGCCCGCAACCATCACGATCCCGATCGAACTTTGCGCCTCCACCGGAGACAATCCCACCCGGTCGATCACCAGAAAACCGAGCGTATAGGTGTTGCCCGCCTGTGCCGAACTCATTGCCAGACCATAGATCAGAAAGGGGCGCACGGCCGGATTGCGCCAGATGTTCCAGCTGCTGCTTGCAGAGGTTCTGGTCGCGGCCTGCTCCCGTCGAATCTGGTCGCCCGGCAAGACCAGCGCAACCAGCAGGAGGATCGCAATGCCCGCCACGGCGAACACGAACATCGGCCCGGCGAGCCCGACGTAGGGCAGAATCAGGAACGGCGCGATGGCTGGCCCGAGGATAGTGCCGATATTGAGGGCGCCGCCCAGACCGGCAATCGCCCGCACACGCTGCTGCCCTTCGGTCCGGTCCGCGACATAGGCTTGCGCCGCGGCCGCGGAGGCAGAACCGAATGTCCCGTACGTCGATCGGATCAGAAGAAACGCAACGAAGGTAACCAGCGGGATCAGCAGGCCTTTCAGCCCGGCAAGCACCACAACCCCGCAGCCCAGCATCGAAAAGATGAAACCGCCCAGCCCGATCAGGATGTGGGGTTTGCGCCCCTTGCGATCGGATCGCCCCGCCCAGAACGGGGAGGTGATCGCCCACATCAATGCCGAAAGGGAAAAGATGGAGGCAATCAGGAAATCGGAGATACCCAGTTCCCGCCCGGCGGCGGGCATAACGGAAATCAGCCCCATGTTCCCGATGGCCATGGCCAGGGTCGTCGCAAACAGGGCCGCGAACGCCAAAGGGGAAAGAACACGCGGCGGCGGGGCAACACTCATGATTTCCAGTCCACCGCGTGCAACAGTGTTTTAGAACTTGAGCTTTACGTCAGCCCCGAAGCTGCGTGGATCGCCCCATTGGCGCACCGTGAAGGCGGTCAGGTTGATCCCGCTGGTCCAGTACTTTTCATCCGTGATATTCTTGCCCCAGACGGAAAATTCCAGTTCCGCATTACCGCCAACGTCGATCCCGGCAAGCGTCAGGCGCGCATCGGCCACCCCATAGGCCTTGCGACGGCTGAGCACGTCAGGCGTGATCGTGCCCCACTGCGAACTGCGCCACGAATAGTTTACGCTGCTGATCAATTGCACCCCGCCCAGATCGAGCCGGTGTTCCGCGCCCAACAGGACATTGTTCTTCGGAGCGAGGGGAATCTGGTACGTATGCGTCACATCCTGCCCGGATGGCAGCACGAAATCCTTGTAACGCGCCTTGAGATACCCGTACCCGAAATTGATGCTGAGCGTGTCGGTCGGGCGCAGTTGCCCTTCCAGTTCAAAGCCGGTGAACTTGGCCTTGCCCGCATTGATGATATTGGTCGTCACGAATTCCGGGACGAACACGCCCGCCTGAAAATCCTTATAAATGCTGTGATACACCGCCATGTTGATGCTCAGGCGGCGATCGAAGAAGGTGCCTTTCGTACCCAGTTCAAATGACAGCAGCTTTTCCGGATCGTACGGCTTGTTAAAGGCCGCATTGTTGGCCGCCGTATCGTTGTAACCGCCGCTCTTGTAACCGGTGGCCACGCGCCCGTAGATGTTCCAGGTCGGGTTCACCTTGAAGGTGACATTAAGTTCGGGGTTGAACTGCGACCACGATTTCTTGTTGTTGAGCGGGATCAGATCCGTCGGCCCAATGCCGCCATTGCCGGGGATTACACCCGAAACCGGCCCGCCGCTGGCGGTAAGCGGCACATTGCCCGGCCCGCGCTGGAACACCCCGGCATTCGCGCTGAGTGGATTGGCCGCGAATGTGCTGTAGGCGAAGAACCGTTCCCACACGTCGCGGGTATCCTTGGTCCAGCGCAAACCCAGCGCGATATCCACCCGGTCTTCCGCCATCGGCGGGGTCCAGGTGACCTGGCCATAGCCGGCGATCGAATGGTTGTTCGCACCGCGCTGGCTGAGATCGTACTTGTTGCC
This genomic window from Caenibius tardaugens NBRC 16725 contains:
- a CDS encoding LysR family transcriptional regulator yields the protein MVTWRGIEEFLAVVETGSFTAGAEALGVSKSYVSKMVSELETRVGAQLLLRTTRRLSLTAAGDLFHQRCQEMRSSLVDVERQLTQFQERPVGRLRVGLSDIFGVTYMSAIVAEFGARHPEISMEVVAYLREAELVQEQFDVIIRYGRLNDSNLKARLFGYLSYCLCASPDYVARHGWPESSSDLAAHQCLTDLGGHFFFQDDDAANSRIKVSGNWKSNSGIALASAARHGLGIAQIPISVIREDLMEGRLVALNQEWAFCDKEVWVVFSPGMMPAATRAFIDHLAISFEHGKLRPWMKPALTALEAHLR
- a CDS encoding amidohydrolase family protein; this translates as MDRYLVVSSDGHAGLPPERYREYLDSKYHAEFDDRVQREIVAREEHEKRFLLDDFNTKWRARVGEGLTGAWDPEMRNKVLDGDGVVAEVLFPDGITERNAPPFSADVGLRPFGIEPELQWAGARAHNRWLAEFCKDDPVRRIGLAVIPALYDVEENLKEIRRAHAEGLKGVFMPIITDGYAMYNHTKYYPMWELLQDLNMSVHFHSGGAPAYDTTQPGWIGTYLSEYAFWLTRPMWSMIFGGVFELYPRLKVCFTEAGGEFWFPWVLELMDIRASVKHTSGKLGDYNSNLTMKPSEYFARNIWIGCSALPDEETTDAYYKIGIDRIMWGTDYPHPEGTWPATLDKMQASLGGLPEEDIQKMFAGNALQVFDDLDEDALWALAARIGPRKTQFAKRAA
- a CDS encoding MFS transporter; this translates as MSVAPPPRVLSPLAFAALFATTLAMAIGNMGLISVMPAAGRELGISDFLIASIFSLSALMWAITSPFWAGRSDRKGRKPHILIGLGGFIFSMLGCGVVVLAGLKGLLIPLVTFVAFLLIRSTYGTFGSASAAAAQAYVADRTEGQQRVRAIAGLGGALNIGTILGPAIAPFLILPYVGLAGPMFVFAVAGIAILLLVALVLPGDQIRREQAATRTSASSSWNIWRNPAVRPFLIYGLAMSSAQAGNTYTLGFLVIDRVGLSPVEAQSSIGIVMVAGAVAGLVAQWGLVGLCGMMPRSLLRWGGALACIGNALIVALPGFLPLVGAFALASFGFGLARPAYTAGASLAVGNGGQGAVAGAVSTIAGASIVVVPAIAVGLYEWMPAAPFIVFAGVMGALLIYALLDPALAEKRGGAMEIVSCER